A DNA window from Mastomys coucha isolate ucsf_1 unplaced genomic scaffold, UCSF_Mcou_1 pScaffold21, whole genome shotgun sequence contains the following coding sequences:
- the Klk5 gene encoding kallikrein-5: protein MAKAGHPWKWAMATLITTLVLGISEPALAGDVSSCDNPSGKEPSGANRDLNTDSKSGEDTRSDSSSRIVNGSDCKKDAQPWQGALLLGPNKLYCGAVLISPQWLLTAAHCRKPVFRIRLGHHSMSPVYESGQQMFQGIKSIPHPGYSHPGHSNDLMLIKMNRKIHDSHSVKPVEIASDCAVEGTRCMVSGWGTTSSSHNNFPKVLQCLNITVLSEERCKKSYPGQIDKTMFCAGDEEGRDSCQGDSGGPVICNGKLQGLVSWGDFPCAQPNRPGVYTNLCEFVKWIKNTMNSN, encoded by the exons ATGGCAAAGGCAGGACACCCCTGGAAATGGGCAATGGCTACCCTGATCACAACCCTGGTTCTGGGGATCTCAG AGCCTGCTCTTGCTGGTGATGTTTCCTCTTGTGACAACCCCTCTGGCAAGGAACCCTCTGGGGCCAACAGAGACCTCAACACCGATTCCAAGTCTGGGGAGGACACCCGTTCAGATAGCAGTTCTCGAATTGTGAATGGGTCAGACTGCAAAAAGGACGCACAGCCATGGCAGGGTGCCCTGCTTCTGGGGCCCAACAAGCTGTACTGTGGGGCCGTGCTGATTAGCCCACAGTGGCTGCTCACAGCAGCACACTGCAGAAAGCC AGTGTTCAGAATCCGTCTGGGCCACCATTCCATGTCACCCGTCTACGAGTCTGGGCAGCAGATGTTCCAGGGAATCAAATCCATCCCCCACCCCGGTTACTCCCACCCTGGCCACTCCAATGACCTCATGCTCatcaaaatgaacagaaaaatccATGACTCTCACTCAGTGAAGCCTGTCGAAATTGCTTCTGACTGTGCTGTCGAGGGGACCAGGTGCATGGTGTCTGGCTGGGGGACAACGAGCAGCAGCCACA ATAACTTCCCGAAAGTCCTCCAGTGCCTGAATATTACTGTGCTCAGCGAGGAGAGGTGTAAAAAATCCTACCCAGGACAGATAGACAAGACCATGTTCTGTGCTGGAGATGAAGAGGGCAGAGACTCCTGCCAG GGTGATTCCGGAGGACCTGTGATCTGCAATGGCAAGCTACAGGGTCTTGTGTCCTGGGGTGATTtcccctgtgctcagcccaacaGACCAGGTGTCTACACCAACCTGTGTGAGTTCGTCAAGTGGATTAAGAACACCATGAACTCCAACTAA